ATCACGGGAACTTGCTTTAAGAGTTCTCGATAGGCAGAATTATTCTTTTGTTTATCATATTTGGCTTTGATAACGTCCATATCTTCTGAATCCCCATAGATGTTATCCCCCAACCAAATCCACAAATCTGGATTTGTCTTTAACACTTCAGGCCAAATTACCTGTGGGGCTTCCTGCCTGTTACAAGACCCTATGGCAATGTTTTGGAGCACGACCTGACTGTTGATGTCTTGCGCCGAGGCAAGTGCAAATATTGAGCAAAGTGAATAACCAATAAGTAAGAATCTACGCATCATTAGAATTTGGTGTAAGGTATCACCGTTATGTGAATCGTTGATTAATTCATTATTATTGTTCTGCCAAGAAACAACCGGCTTTTACACTTTAAGATAAGCGCTTCTTATGAAAAGATTATTGACTTTAGCACTAATGCTCACTCCTTTATTAGCTTTTAGCCAAGCTAAATGGAATAGCAAGTTTGAACAGATGGACAACATGCTTCCTACACCAAACTCTTATCGCACGGGTTCTGGTGAAGCTGGTCCTGACTATTGGCAACAGAAAGCTGATTACAAGATAAAAGTGGAACTGGATGATGAAAACCAAAAGATCACTGGTTCTGAAACGATCACTTACTACAATAACTCTCCTACCACGCTCAGATATCTCTGGATTCAATTAGATCAGAATGTTCGGCAACCCGAAAACTTAGGCACAAAAGTAAACGGTGCTAGACTGCCGTCAACTATTACTCAACTAGGAACAAGACAGGCTCAAGGGGCACTTGGCGACACTGGATTTGACGGTGGTTTTAAGTTGATGTCAGTAAAAGATACTCAAGGAAAAGACTTGAGATATTTGGTGAATAATACGATGATGAAAATCACCCTACCAACCCCTTTAAAGTCTGGAGAGTCTTATAGCTTTAATATAGACTGGTGGTACAACATCAACGACCGCGCTCAACTAGGTGGACGATCGGGATACGAGTATTTTAAAGAAGATGGAAACTACCTCTATACGATCGCTCAGTTTTACCCAAGAATGGCGGTTTACGATGACTTTAATGGGTGGCAGAATAAGCAATTCATCGGCTCTGGTGAGTTTGCATTAACTTTTGGTGACTTTGAAGTAGAAATTACGGCACCTTCCGATCACATCGTAGCGTCGACGGGTGAACTTCAAAATCCAAAAGATGTCCTCACTAAACAGGAACAAAATCGATTCAAACGTGCTAAAAAGTCTTTCGATAAACCTGTAATCATCGTTAGCCAAGCGGAAGCTGAGGCCAAAGAAAAAACGAAAGCAAATGGTAAATCAACTTGGGTTTATCATGCAAAAAATGTCCGTGACTTTGCTTTTGCTTCCTCTCGAAAGTTCATCTGGGATGCTCAGGCCGTGAAAATCGGAGACAATACGCCTCTGGCTATGTCTTACTACCCGAAGGAAGGGAATCCGCTTTGGGAAAGAGAATCTACAAAAGCGGTGGTCAATACGTTGATCAATTTTTCTGAAATGACAATCGACTACCCTTATCCAGTAGCAATTTCAGTGCATGCAGCAAGTATTGGTATGGAGTACCCTATGATCTGCTTTAATTTTGGCAGACCGAGACCTGACGGTACCTATGATGATTTTATTAAAACCAGAATGGTTTATGTAATTGTGCATGAGGTTGGACACAATTACTTTCCAATGATTATAAACTCTGACGAACGTCAGTGGGCGTGGATGGACGAAGGCTTGGATTCTTTCCTTGAATATTTAACAATGAAAAAATACTATCCAGAACTACCATATAGCTCTAATTCGCCTGCCTCAATTGTTCCATACATGAAAGGCAGTAAAGATTTTATGCGCCCGATAATGACGAGTCCAGAGCAGTCACTTCAATTGGGTTATGAGGCGTACAATAAACCTGCCGCGGCATTAGTGGTTTTACGTGAGCAAGTTATGGGTCCAGAATTATTCGATGAAGCTTTTCGCGAATACGCAAAAAGGTGGGCTTTTAAGCACCCGAAACCTGCTGACTTTTTCCGGACTATGGAAGATGCATCAGCCGTAGATTTAGATTGGTTCTGGAAAGGTTGGTTTTATTCCACTGACAACGTAGATGTAGAAGTGGCCGATGTGCAATGGTTTAAAGTGGCAGGAGAATCACAGGGTTTGGAGACACAAGTTCAAGCTGAAAGCGGTAACCTTGGAGAAAACTCAGGTTCCGATAGCAACCCATTCTTTGGTAAGCCACAAGAATTCAAGTTAACCGATAGCAGAGTGGGTAGTGAATACCGAAGCGAGGTGGATAATGAGGCAATCAGAGAGCGATTCGCTGGTAAAAATGTTTATCAAATTACCTTTAAAAATAAAGGAGGCTTGATTACACCTTTAGTATTAGAGTGGACTTTTAAAGATGGTAGCAAAGAAATAGAAAGAATTCCTGCTGAAATCTGGCGAAGAAATGAGAATCAAGTGACTAAGCTATTTGTAAAAGAAAAAGAAGTTGAAAAAGTTCTATTTGATCCTTTTCAGGAGCTGTCAGATGTTGATATTGAGAATAATACCTTCCCGAATAAAACGGCTTCTAAGTTCGATAA
This is a stretch of genomic DNA from Roseivirga misakiensis. It encodes these proteins:
- a CDS encoding M1 family metallopeptidase, with product MKRLLTLALMLTPLLAFSQAKWNSKFEQMDNMLPTPNSYRTGSGEAGPDYWQQKADYKIKVELDDENQKITGSETITYYNNSPTTLRYLWIQLDQNVRQPENLGTKVNGARLPSTITQLGTRQAQGALGDTGFDGGFKLMSVKDTQGKDLRYLVNNTMMKITLPTPLKSGESYSFNIDWWYNINDRAQLGGRSGYEYFKEDGNYLYTIAQFYPRMAVYDDFNGWQNKQFIGSGEFALTFGDFEVEITAPSDHIVASTGELQNPKDVLTKQEQNRFKRAKKSFDKPVIIVSQAEAEAKEKTKANGKSTWVYHAKNVRDFAFASSRKFIWDAQAVKIGDNTPLAMSYYPKEGNPLWERESTKAVVNTLINFSEMTIDYPYPVAISVHAASIGMEYPMICFNFGRPRPDGTYDDFIKTRMVYVIVHEVGHNYFPMIINSDERQWAWMDEGLDSFLEYLTMKKYYPELPYSSNSPASIVPYMKGSKDFMRPIMTSPEQSLQLGYEAYNKPAAALVVLREQVMGPELFDEAFREYAKRWAFKHPKPADFFRTMEDASAVDLDWFWKGWFYSTDNVDVEVADVQWFKVAGESQGLETQVQAESGNLGENSGSDSNPFFGKPQEFKLTDSRVGSEYRSEVDNEAIRERFAGKNVYQITFKNKGGLITPLVLEWTFKDGSKEIERIPAEIWRRNENQVTKLFVKEKEVEKVLFDPFQELSDVDIENNTFPNKTASKFDNFKKGND